In the genome of Triticum urartu cultivar G1812 chromosome 5, Tu2.1, whole genome shotgun sequence, one region contains:
- the LOC125506511 gene encoding protein C2-DOMAIN ABA-RELATED 8-like, whose product MASEPVIGKLSVRVVRGHNLIVADPLTHTSDPYVVLCYGSQKVKTSVQKKNVNPLWNDVLVLPVTDLTKPVKLEVFDADTFTADDSMGVAEFIVTDIYDAAKLDLKHASDGTRIKTIYPVGTNYLGGESHVSWKNGKVVQDLILKLKNVGSGSVVLQLEWVHVPGVAL is encoded by the exons ATGGCTTCGGAGCCGGTGATCGGGAAGCTCAGCGTCCGCGTTGTCCGAGGCCACAACCTCATCGTTGCCGACCCACTCACGCACACCAGCGACCCCTACGTCGTCCTCTGCTACGGCTCCCAG AAGGTGAAGACTAGCGTTCAGAAGAAAAATGTCAATCCTCTATGGAATGACGTATTGGTGCTCCCTGTCACAGATCTTACAAAGCCAGTCAAACTT GAGGTTTTTGATGCGGACACATTCACAGCGGATGACAGCATGGGAGTGGCAGAGTTCATCGTAACTGATATCTATGACGCCGCGAAGCTGGATCTAAAGCATGCCTCTGATGGAACCAGGATCAAGACGATCTACCCGGTTGGCACAAACTACCTTGGCGGCGAGAGCCACGTGTCGTGGAAGAATGGCAAGGTCGTCCAAGACTTGATTCTGAAGCTGAAGAACGTCGGCAGTGGCTCTGTCGTGCTGCAGCTGGAATGGGTCCATGTCCCTGGTGTTGCGCTTTAA
- the LOC125511631 gene encoding uncharacterized protein LOC125511631 encodes MELAPPCSFSCSSYTNCSIGFTPARVLRAGPWRVRAGAHQGGGDGVEPGRPAGRLAADGPPVVDVPAVVGAADGFGGARDAELAMWDKLGAVVRLSYGIGIYAGMALAGRAICDMAGIDSSGGFHPSLTALVEGLGYASPPIMALLFILDDEVVKYSPHARAIRDVEDEELRTFFAGMSPWQFILVVAASSVGEELFYRAAVQGALADIFLRGTELMKDARGIVSLSGMVPPFVPFAQTFAAAITAALTGSLYYIATAPKDPTYVVTPVMRSHAGRQNMKKLFSAWYERRQMRKIYSPLLEGILAFYLGFEWIQTGNILAPMITHGIYSAVVLGHGLWKIQDHRRRLRQRVQEIRRGSDGL; translated from the exons ATGGAGCTGGCGCCGCCATGTAGCTTCAGCTGCTCGTCATACACCAACTGCTCCATCGGCTTCACGCCGGCGCGGGTCCTCCGCGCCGGCCCCTGGAGGGTCCGTGCCGGGGCGCACCAGGGCGGCGGGGACGGCGTCGAGCCGGGGCGGCCGGCCGGCCGCCTTGCAGCGGATGGGCCTCCCGTCGTCGACGTGCCGGCCGTCGTCGGCGCCGCGGACGGGTTCGGAGGGGCCCGCGACGCGGAGCTGGCCATGTGGGACAAGCTGGGCGCCGTGGTGAGGCTCAGCTACGGCATCGGCATCTACGCGGGCATGGCGCTGGCGGGGCGGGCGATCTGCGACATGGCCGGCATCGACTCCTCCGGCGGGTTCCACCCCTCGCTGACGGCGCTGGTGGAGGGGCTCGGCTACGCGTCGCCGCCCATCATGGCGCTGCTCTTCATCCTGGACGACGAGGTGGTCAAGTACTCCCCGCACGCCCGCGCCATCCGCGACGTGGAGGACGAGGAGCTCCGCACCTTCTTCGCCGGCATGTCCCCCTGGCAGTTCATCCTCGTCGTCGCCGCCAGCTCCGTCGGCGAGGAGCTCTTCTACCGCGCCGCCGTCCAG GGAGCATTGGCCGATATATTCCTGAGAGGCACGGAGCTGATGAAAGATGCCCGAGGGATTGTGTCCCTG AGTGGAATGGTGCCTCCATTTGTCCCGTTCGCGCAAACCTTTGCCGCCGCCATCACCGCCGCGCTAACGGGGTCCCTCTACTACATCGCTACCGCCCCCAAAG ACCCTACCTATGTGGTGACACCAGTTATGCGCTCGCACGCCGGCCGACAGAATATGAAGAAACTGTTTTCAG CTTGGTACGAAAGGAGGCAGATGAGGAAGATATACTCTCCTCTTCTAGAAGGCATCCTGGCTTTCTACCTCGGCTTCGAATGGATCCAG ACGGGCAACATCCTGGCACCGATGATCACCCACGGCATATACTCCGCCGTGGTCCTTGGCCATGGGCTATGGAAAATCCAAGACCACAGGAGAAGGTTGCGACAAAGGGTACAGGAAATTAGACGAGGCTCAGATGGACTCTAG